The following proteins are co-located in the Nocardia bhagyanarayanae genome:
- a CDS encoding alpha/beta fold hydrolase, whose translation MTTWNHHRVGTGEPLVLVHGVGSRWQIWEPIIDTLAASFDVIAVDLPGFGRSDPLPHTTVDELTDALADWLAAQGIERPHLGGNSMGGLIALKLGARGLARSVTAYSPAGFWDTAGRVWCQQSLGKSVVLARTLRPLLPTILGTAAGRTVFLSLIFGKPWAVDAQVAIGTAEGAIESTGFAEALDSFKDVRLPEIGALADIPVTIAWGNRDILLTYATQHRRARAELPNARHVTLRGSGHSPYFDDPEGCARLLLDQLDRNRT comes from the coding sequence ATGACTACGTGGAACCATCACCGGGTCGGCACGGGTGAACCGCTGGTCCTGGTGCACGGCGTCGGCAGCCGCTGGCAGATCTGGGAGCCGATCATCGACACCCTCGCCGCGTCCTTCGACGTGATCGCCGTCGATCTGCCCGGCTTCGGGCGCTCCGACCCGTTGCCGCACACAACCGTCGACGAACTCACCGACGCGCTGGCCGATTGGCTCGCCGCGCAGGGCATCGAGCGCCCGCACCTCGGCGGCAACTCGATGGGCGGACTGATCGCACTGAAACTCGGCGCGCGCGGCCTGGCTCGCTCGGTCACCGCGTACTCACCGGCCGGATTCTGGGATACCGCGGGCCGGGTGTGGTGCCAGCAGTCGCTGGGCAAGTCGGTCGTCCTCGCGCGCACTTTGCGTCCGCTACTCCCGACGATTCTCGGCACGGCAGCTGGTCGCACCGTCTTCCTGTCCCTGATCTTCGGCAAGCCGTGGGCGGTGGACGCGCAGGTCGCGATCGGCACCGCCGAGGGCGCGATCGAGTCGACCGGATTCGCCGAAGCTCTGGACTCCTTCAAAGATGTCCGCCTGCCCGAAATAGGCGCGCTCGCAGACATTCCCGTCACCATCGCCTGGGGAAACCGCGACATCCTGCTCACCTACGCCACCCAGCACCGCAGGGCTCGCGCCGAACTGCCCAACGCAAGGCACGTCACGCTGCGCGGCAGCGGGCACTCGCCGTACTTCGACGACCCGGAGGGATGCGCGCGGCTGCTGCTCGATCAGCTGGATAGGAATCGCACGTAA
- a CDS encoding acyl-CoA dehydrogenase family protein, with protein sequence MTSTEATRTADSDLDEIFLPIFDRIAQGAVERETDRTLAYEEIGWLRAARFGALRAPVEFGGYGASVRQLFRLLIELAAAESNLPQALRVHFSFVEDQLLAEPGPARERWLRAVSEGALVGNAITEPGVGAVDRYHTKLTRSGDHWLLNGTKYYSTGSLYADHILAAADRDGERVGVLVDANAEGVRQHDDWDGFGQRLTASGTTEFSDVAVTEDRILGPGYGAPGPTYATSYLQLVQLSVLAGIARRAERDAREWVARRTRGYTHSAADLPRHDPLVQQVIGKLSAAAFTAEAAVLAVADLLDEVLARGAKDESDLVAVELAAAQAQLGVIDTVLPATTLLFEVGGASIVSEGLRLDRHWRNARTISVHNPAIQKARAIGDHLLNGADLPFAWSAGERGATR encoded by the coding sequence ATGACATCCACCGAGGCGACACGTACCGCGGACTCCGATCTGGATGAGATCTTCCTGCCGATCTTCGACCGGATCGCCCAGGGCGCGGTGGAGCGCGAAACCGACCGCACACTGGCCTACGAGGAGATCGGCTGGCTGCGCGCCGCCAGGTTCGGCGCGCTGCGGGCGCCGGTCGAATTCGGCGGCTACGGCGCGAGCGTGCGGCAGCTGTTCCGGTTGCTGATCGAGCTCGCCGCCGCCGAATCTAACCTGCCGCAGGCGCTGCGCGTGCACTTCTCCTTCGTCGAGGACCAGCTGCTCGCGGAGCCGGGGCCCGCGCGGGAACGCTGGCTGCGCGCGGTGAGCGAGGGCGCGCTGGTCGGCAACGCCATCACCGAACCTGGTGTCGGCGCGGTCGACCGGTATCACACCAAGCTGACCCGCAGCGGCGACCACTGGCTGCTCAACGGCACCAAGTACTACAGCACCGGTTCCCTGTACGCCGACCACATCCTGGCCGCGGCGGACCGCGACGGCGAGCGAGTCGGCGTGCTGGTCGACGCGAACGCGGAGGGTGTGCGTCAGCACGACGACTGGGACGGCTTCGGCCAGCGCCTCACCGCAAGCGGCACCACCGAGTTCAGCGACGTGGCAGTCACCGAGGATCGGATCCTCGGCCCGGGGTACGGCGCGCCCGGCCCGACCTACGCCACCTCCTACCTGCAGTTGGTGCAGCTGTCGGTGTTGGCGGGCATCGCGCGGCGCGCGGAGCGCGACGCTCGCGAGTGGGTGGCCCGGCGCACCCGCGGCTACACCCATTCCGCGGCCGATCTGCCGCGCCACGATCCGCTGGTGCAGCAGGTGATCGGCAAGCTGTCGGCCGCCGCGTTCACCGCCGAGGCCGCCGTGCTTGCCGTCGCCGATCTACTGGACGAGGTGTTGGCGCGCGGCGCCAAGGACGAAAGCGATTTGGTGGCAGTGGAACTCGCCGCCGCGCAGGCGCAGCTCGGCGTCATCGATACGGTGCTGCCCGCGACCACCCTGCTGTTCGAGGTCGGCGGCGCGTCCATCGTTTCCGAAGGGCTGCGGCTGGACCGGCACTGGCGCAACGCGCGCACCATCTCGGTGCACAATCCGGCGATCCAGAAGGCCCGCGCCATCGGGGATCATCTGCTCAACGGCGCCGACCTGCCGTTCGCGTGGAGCGCGGGCGAACGGGGCGCCACCCGATGA
- a CDS encoding crotonase/enoyl-CoA hydratase family protein has product MTDQVLVERRDAITLLTVNRPEARNAIDLATAQAIEAAVDEFEADADARVLVLTGAGGTFSAGMDLVAASKGEMPMTQRRGPLGIAAKPPAKPMISAVEGFALAGGFELALTGDLIVAARDAQFGIPEVKRGLVAAGGGVLRLTQRLPRPIAAELALTGGRIGAERLYQLGLVNRVTEPGAALSSALELAAEIVAAAPLSVAASKRIIDESPDWTVAEAFAKQGEIALPALFSKDAAEGALAFAQKREPKWQGR; this is encoded by the coding sequence ATGACCGACCAGGTACTCGTCGAACGCCGCGACGCGATCACGCTGCTGACCGTCAACCGGCCCGAGGCACGCAATGCGATCGATCTCGCCACCGCGCAGGCCATCGAGGCGGCCGTCGACGAGTTCGAGGCCGACGCCGACGCGCGCGTTCTCGTGCTCACCGGGGCGGGCGGAACCTTCAGCGCGGGAATGGATCTCGTCGCCGCGTCCAAGGGCGAGATGCCGATGACGCAGCGCCGCGGCCCGCTCGGTATCGCGGCGAAACCGCCCGCCAAGCCGATGATCTCGGCCGTCGAGGGCTTCGCGCTGGCGGGTGGCTTCGAGCTGGCGCTCACGGGCGATCTGATCGTGGCGGCGCGGGACGCGCAGTTCGGAATCCCCGAGGTGAAGCGGGGTTTGGTGGCCGCGGGCGGCGGTGTGCTGCGGCTGACCCAGCGCCTGCCACGCCCGATCGCGGCCGAGCTGGCCCTGACCGGCGGTCGCATCGGGGCCGAGCGGCTGTATCAGCTCGGCCTGGTCAACCGGGTCACCGAGCCGGGCGCCGCGCTGTCGAGCGCGCTGGAATTGGCCGCCGAAATTGTCGCGGCCGCACCGCTTTCCGTCGCCGCGAGCAAGCGCATCATCGACGAGTCGCCGGACTGGACGGTGGCCGAGGCGTTCGCGAAGCAGGGTGAGATCGCGCTGCCCGCGCTGTTCTCCAAGGACGCCGCCGAAGGTGCATTGGCATTCGCGCAGAAGCGCGAACCGAAGTGGCAGGGGCGCTGA
- a CDS encoding acetyl-CoA acetyltransferase: MLPAGMDPRTPVLVGVGQVVHRTGEPGLPGPVELATESLRQAGADSGTGDRLLRAADLVAAVAPVSKPYPDLGALVAAELGTAPKRTMQSVRFGGDAPQRLLNTVAQAIADGQSEIALITGAESVASWNAATRAGAAPGWPEQPEDVTPTEVIGSDKAPNSEMETAAGLWGPVYFYALMETALRGRLGLSEDAHRERIGGLWSRLSAVAADNPYAWMPAAQSVADLVTPSSSNRLVSTPYPKLLVANLSVDLGAGLIVCSAAAADAAGVPRDQWVFPHGGATATDVWFVSERADMSASPAIAAAGRSALGAAGVGIDDVAHVDLYSCFPVAVQVAAEALGLPIDDPARPLSVTGGLTFAGGPGNNYATHSIATLAARLREDPGSYGLATALGWYITKHGVGVYSTRPPANLFRAVEAEAPDARRVTAPGYTGPATVEAYTVAYRKGPAPEHADEPEAVVISALNPAGARILVRVSDAETIAAFTDGDPIGASAQITAADQLTLRTERTLR; this comes from the coding sequence ATGCTGCCAGCCGGAATGGATCCGCGGACGCCGGTGCTCGTCGGCGTCGGGCAGGTCGTGCACAGGACGGGGGAGCCGGGACTGCCAGGGCCGGTCGAACTCGCCACCGAATCACTGCGCCAGGCGGGCGCGGACAGCGGCACCGGGGACCGGCTGCTGCGCGCCGCCGATCTGGTCGCCGCGGTCGCGCCGGTCAGCAAGCCGTACCCGGATCTGGGCGCGCTGGTGGCCGCCGAACTGGGCACCGCCCCGAAGCGCACGATGCAGTCCGTGCGATTCGGCGGCGACGCGCCGCAGCGGCTGCTGAACACGGTCGCGCAGGCCATCGCCGACGGACAGTCCGAGATCGCCCTGATCACCGGCGCCGAATCCGTGGCCTCCTGGAACGCGGCGACCCGCGCGGGCGCCGCGCCGGGCTGGCCCGAGCAACCGGAGGATGTCACGCCGACCGAGGTGATCGGCTCGGACAAGGCGCCCAACTCCGAGATGGAGACCGCGGCCGGACTGTGGGGTCCGGTCTACTTCTACGCGCTGATGGAGACCGCGCTGCGCGGCAGGCTCGGACTGAGCGAGGACGCGCACCGCGAGCGGATCGGCGGACTGTGGTCGCGGTTGTCGGCCGTTGCCGCGGACAATCCCTACGCCTGGATGCCCGCCGCGCAGTCGGTCGCCGACCTGGTGACGCCCTCGTCGAGCAACCGGCTCGTGTCGACCCCGTACCCGAAACTGCTGGTCGCCAACCTGTCCGTGGATCTCGGCGCGGGACTGATCGTGTGCAGCGCGGCAGCCGCCGACGCCGCAGGCGTCCCGCGCGATCAGTGGGTCTTCCCGCACGGTGGCGCGACCGCGACGGACGTCTGGTTCGTCTCCGAGCGCGCCGACATGAGCGCGTCGCCCGCGATCGCGGCGGCGGGCCGGTCCGCGCTCGGCGCGGCGGGCGTCGGCATCGACGACGTCGCGCACGTCGACCTGTACTCCTGCTTCCCCGTCGCGGTGCAGGTCGCCGCGGAGGCACTCGGTCTGCCGATCGACGATCCGGCGCGGCCGCTCTCGGTCACCGGCGGCCTGACTTTCGCGGGCGGCCCTGGCAACAACTACGCCACGCACTCCATCGCCACCCTCGCCGCGCGGCTGCGCGAGGACCCCGGCTCGTACGGTCTGGCGACCGCGCTCGGCTGGTACATCACCAAGCACGGCGTCGGCGTCTACTCGACGCGTCCGCCCGCCAACCTGTTTCGCGCGGTCGAGGCCGAGGCGCCGGACGCGCGTCGCGTGACCGCACCCGGCTACACCGGCCCGGCGACCGTCGAGGCCTACACCGTCGCCTACCGCAAGGGCCCCGCGCCGGAGCACGCCGACGAACCCGAGGCCGTCGTGATCAGCGCGCTGAATCCGGCGGGCGCACGCATACTTGTTCGGGTTTCGGACGCCGAGACCATCGCGGCGTTCACCGACGGCGACCCGATCGGCGCGAGCGCCCAGATCACCGCCGCCGACCAGCTCACCCTGCGCACCGAGAGGACCCTCCGATGA
- a CDS encoding crotonase/enoyl-CoA hydratase family protein has translation MALRFDGERAYVNLNRPDKHNGLTIEMLEDLVDAARTVAKRKAVRAVILSGNGPSFSSGLDVAKATKDPLKGALNFVPLPWRGTNTFQEACWAWRRLDVPVIAAVHGRCFGGGLQIALAADVRFATPDAEFSVMEAKHGLVPDMTGAATLSRLIGIDKALLLTMTADVVDAAYAERIGLVTEVTADPLAAAEKLAERIAARPPHAVAGAKRLFERSWHASARRTFGIERATQLPLILRLAMKRDGTSHNESNNS, from the coding sequence ATCGCGCTGCGGTTCGACGGCGAACGCGCCTACGTGAACCTGAACCGGCCGGACAAGCACAACGGACTGACCATCGAGATGCTCGAGGACTTGGTCGACGCCGCGCGGACGGTCGCGAAGCGGAAGGCCGTCCGGGCTGTGATCCTGTCCGGGAACGGCCCCAGCTTCAGCAGCGGCTTGGACGTCGCCAAAGCGACCAAAGACCCGCTCAAGGGCGCGCTGAATTTCGTGCCGCTACCCTGGCGCGGCACCAACACTTTTCAAGAGGCTTGCTGGGCTTGGCGGCGGCTGGATGTTCCGGTCATAGCGGCGGTGCACGGTCGCTGTTTCGGCGGCGGATTGCAGATCGCGCTGGCCGCCGACGTCCGCTTCGCCACCCCCGACGCCGAATTCTCGGTGATGGAGGCCAAGCACGGCCTGGTCCCCGACATGACCGGCGCGGCGACCCTTTCCCGGTTGATCGGCATCGACAAGGCGCTGCTGCTGACCATGACCGCCGACGTGGTCGACGCCGCCTACGCGGAGCGCATCGGCCTGGTCACCGAGGTGACCGCCGACCCGCTCGCGGCCGCCGAGAAGCTCGCCGAACGCATCGCGGCGCGCCCCCCGCACGCGGTGGCGGGCGCCAAGCGGCTGTTCGAGCGGTCCTGGCACGCGTCGGCAAGGCGCACCTTCGGGATCGAGCGCGCTACGCAGCTGCCGTTGATCCTGCGATTGGCCATGAAGCGAGATGGAACATCGCACAACGAAAGCAACAATTCGTAG
- a CDS encoding TetR/AcrR family transcriptional regulator yields MTERVRETQAQRRARMRTRLLDAAIESLVEVGYAGTTTLEVQNRAGVPRGTLQHHFPTKPDLLAGAVEHLAARRLEQLRTEFAAIPEDVDRLVTAVELTMRMFSGESFLAALEIWVGARTDAELRAAFLPLEQRLFELMHTSIRDIFRAEFPDDPRVPTITEFTIEIMTGLAMRALLTGNVERNRILQQRWGNAVRVLLGTAPAETLLEARSV; encoded by the coding sequence ATGACCGAACGCGTCCGGGAGACGCAGGCGCAGCGCCGCGCGCGGATGCGCACGCGGCTCCTGGACGCGGCGATCGAGAGCTTGGTCGAGGTCGGGTACGCGGGCACGACGACGCTCGAGGTGCAGAATCGCGCGGGCGTTCCGCGCGGCACGTTGCAGCACCACTTCCCGACCAAGCCGGATCTGCTCGCCGGCGCCGTCGAGCACCTGGCCGCGCGCCGATTGGAGCAGCTGAGAACGGAATTCGCGGCGATACCCGAGGACGTCGATCGGCTGGTGACCGCCGTCGAGCTCACCATGCGTATGTTCAGCGGCGAGTCTTTCCTTGCCGCACTGGAGATCTGGGTCGGCGCGCGCACCGACGCGGAACTGCGCGCCGCCTTTCTGCCCTTGGAGCAGCGCCTCTTCGAGCTGATGCACACCAGCATTCGCGACATCTTCCGCGCCGAGTTCCCCGACGATCCCCGGGTGCCGACGATCACCGAGTTCACCATCGAGATCATGACCGGGCTCGCCATGCGCGCGCTGTTGACGGGCAATGTGGAGCGGAACCGAATCTTGCAGCAGCGCTGGGGAAATGCGGTGCGGGTGTTGTTGGGGACAGCTCCGGCGGAGACATTGCTGGAGGCCCGGTCGGTGTGA
- a CDS encoding DUF1905 domain-containing protein, whose translation MAGSKYSFTARVWEHSGEGSWHFVSLPEEIADDIEERYGHRSGGFGAVRVHVRIGASTWSTSLFPDKKRGTYVLPVKKPVRIAENLVEGSHAEIDLTIAL comes from the coding sequence GTGGCTGGTTCGAAGTATTCGTTCACGGCGCGGGTGTGGGAGCACTCCGGCGAGGGCTCCTGGCATTTCGTGTCGCTCCCCGAGGAGATCGCCGACGACATCGAGGAGCGCTACGGGCACCGGTCCGGTGGGTTCGGGGCGGTCCGCGTGCACGTCAGGATCGGCGCGAGCACGTGGTCTACCTCGTTGTTCCCGGACAAGAAGCGAGGGACGTACGTGCTGCCGGTGAAGAAGCCGGTCCGGATCGCGGAAAACCTCGTCGAAGGCTCACACGCCGAAATCGATCTGACGATAGCCCTCTGA
- a CDS encoding LLM class flavin-dependent oxidoreductase, with product MTRRIRFNAFDMNCVAHQSPGLWRHPDDQSHRYKELSYWTDLAILLERGRFDGIFIADVLGTYDVYGGNDIAALRQGAQIPVADPLLLVSAMAAVTEHLGFGITTGTGFEHPYPFARRLSTLDHLTNGRVGWNVVTGYLPSAARNFGADDQLDHDTRYDQADEYLEVLYKLWEGSWEDDAVVRDAARGVFVDPAKVHHIGHRGTHYTVPGVHLSEPSPQRTPVIYQAGASPRGVRFAAENAEAIFVAGPSKRVLTQTVSRIRDALEAAGRDRYAARIYALATIVTDETDEAARAKHEEYLSYASVEGGLVFMSGWMGIDLSRYDLDAPIGAVQSNAIQSAVAAFQEFDDDGREWTVRDIGRWAGIGGIGPVFVGSGATVADRLQEWVAETDVDGFNLAYAITPGTFEDIVRHVVPVLTERGAYAEEYVPGTLRNALFGAGDRLPEEHRGARYRLGGPGSTVLSDAEARPGVVVSAP from the coding sequence ATGACCCGCCGAATCCGGTTCAACGCCTTCGACATGAACTGCGTCGCACACCAGTCGCCCGGACTGTGGCGTCATCCGGACGACCAATCGCACCGCTACAAGGAACTCAGCTACTGGACCGATCTGGCAATCCTGTTGGAGCGAGGGCGATTCGATGGCATCTTCATCGCGGACGTGCTCGGCACCTACGACGTATACGGCGGCAACGACATCGCGGCGCTGCGCCAGGGCGCGCAGATACCGGTGGCCGACCCGCTGCTCCTCGTCTCGGCGATGGCGGCGGTGACCGAGCACCTCGGCTTTGGCATCACCACCGGCACCGGCTTCGAACACCCGTATCCCTTCGCGCGCAGGCTCTCCACGCTCGACCACCTCACCAACGGGCGGGTCGGATGGAACGTCGTCACGGGGTACTTGCCCTCGGCGGCACGCAATTTCGGCGCCGACGACCAACTCGACCACGACACCCGGTACGACCAGGCCGACGAGTACCTCGAGGTGCTCTACAAGCTGTGGGAGGGGTCCTGGGAGGACGACGCGGTGGTGCGCGACGCGGCGCGGGGCGTCTTCGTCGATCCTGCGAAGGTTCATCACATCGGGCACCGCGGGACCCACTACACCGTGCCCGGCGTGCACCTGTCCGAGCCGTCGCCGCAGCGCACTCCGGTCATCTACCAGGCGGGCGCTTCGCCGCGCGGGGTGCGATTCGCGGCGGAGAACGCGGAAGCGATCTTCGTGGCCGGACCTTCCAAACGTGTGCTCACCCAGACTGTGTCGCGCATCAGGGACGCGCTGGAAGCCGCAGGACGGGATCGGTACGCCGCGCGAATCTACGCGCTCGCGACCATCGTCACCGACGAGACGGACGAGGCGGCGCGCGCGAAACACGAGGAATACCTGAGCTACGCCAGCGTCGAGGGCGGGTTGGTGTTCATGTCCGGCTGGATGGGAATCGACCTGTCCCGCTACGACCTCGACGCACCGATCGGCGCGGTGCAGAGCAACGCCATCCAATCGGCCGTCGCGGCCTTCCAGGAATTCGACGACGACGGCCGCGAATGGACGGTCCGCGATATCGGCCGCTGGGCGGGCATCGGCGGCATCGGCCCGGTGTTCGTGGGTTCCGGTGCGACGGTGGCGGATCGGCTCCAAGAGTGGGTCGCGGAGACGGATGTGGATGGATTCAATCTCGCCTACGCGATCACGCCGGGAACGTTCGAAGACATTGTGCGGCACGTCGTCCCGGTGTTGACCGAACGCGGTGCGTACGCCGAGGAGTATGTGCCGGGTACTTTGCGCAATGCGTTGTTCGGCGCGGGAGATCGGCTGCCGGAGGAGCATCGCGGGGCCAGGTATCGGCTCGGCGGGCCGGGGTCGACGGTGTTGTCCGATGCGGAAGCGCGGCCGGGGGTGGTGGTGTCCGCGCCCTGA